CAGGGTCATCGCTGTTACTTGAAAGGATGATGATTTCTCCTATTGTGACAAAAATAATGAGGAGGAAGGCACAGAATCTTATTGTTTTTAAGGAATTTACGGCAGTTTGCGAAAATAGCCTGTTTTGACCGTAAAGGCCGGAGAGTTTGAATCCCTCATAGAGTGCAATGAAGAATGGGATTGATGCCAAATAAGCGAAGGCAAGAAACGGATCGTTGAAGTAAATTTGGAAAGTGGTGGAATGTGCATTTCTCCCTTCGAGGTGCGGTTCCCAAAGCATAAACACAAAGGCAGTGAGTCCGATAATTAAAATGGCTGTTTGGAGAAGGATTGAGATTTTTTTCATCGAGTGTGATTTCAGAAAATTGAATCTGAAAATATAGTCATCTTTCCCGGATAAAACAGAGTTGGATTTAAAAAGTCAAAACCCTCATCTTCAGAAGAAAATGAGGGTTTTTTTGTGACCCCAAGGGGATTCGAACCCCTATTACCGCCGTGAAAGGGCGATGTCCTAACCTTTAGACGATGGGGCCATCTAAAGTAATACAACAAAACAAGTTTATTTAAAAGTTCCGGAACAAAATTCTTGTGAGCCCGAGTGGACTCGAACCACTAACCCTCAGCTTAGAAGGCTGATGCTCTATCCGATTGAGCTACGGGCCCATAGAAAATCGTCAGATAACTGGATTTGTCGGGGTAGCAGGATTCGAACCTGCGACCTCCTGGTCCCAAACCAGGCGCGCTAGCCGGGCTACGCTATACCCCGATATACGGTTTTGGTATCTATGGGCAGTATTTTCTGCCGCAAACATTATGTTACAGAACTAAAAATAAACAGACTACAAATATAGGCTTCTGAATAAATTTATCCAAACATTTTTTGAAATTTTCTTAAAAATTGTTTCATTTTTTTCAGAAGCGTTGTGAACAGGCAAAAAAAATGCACGAAACTATTAGTCCTTCATTTCGTATAAATAGGTAAATTTAGAGTTTGATTTTTGAAATTCTTACAATGAGGAAATAATGTCGCGACTTTTAAGTGGCCTGATGTGTTTAATTTTGTTGCAATTCGGTTTACTGGCTCAGAACGGGTATAAGGAACTGCTTCTGGAGGGGGATAAACTTTTGAACAAACGCCCGCCTGATGTGTTGAATGCCCGCATGAAATATCTTGAAGCTCTCAACAAAGAGAAAAACGATCCTGAAGTTTATATAAAGATCGCGATTACTTTCATTTATGCAAAAGATGAGAGAAGTGCAAACATGAATCTGGATCAGGGACTTAAGTTGTTCAAAGAGGGGAAATCGAACATGAAAGCCATCCTTACCTACTACAAAGGGATGGTAAAGGAGTTTGTGCCGCCTGATACAAAAGACACAAACAAGATCAAGAAGCACTTCTCAGAGGCAATCAGATATTATCTTGAGTCGCTGGATTATCTCGAAGTTCCTGTTTTCAGATGGAATGACTTCGACTTTTCCAAAGTAAACATTTATAACGATGTCGGCAGAGTATCCATGATGATAAATGATGCTGAAAACGGGAAAAAATACTTCCAGTTGTGTCTGGATGCAATTGGGGCTGACAAGGATAACAAATATTACACGATCTCACATTTTGGATTGGCACAGATATATAAATTCGTCGGCATTCTCGACAGTTCTGTGCACCACTTCAACAAAGTGTTGGAAGTGGATCCAAAAAACATCAACGCATTGAGTGAGCTTTACGGCATGTATTTCGATGCGGGTGACTACGACAAAGGTTTCATCGTCGTGAACAGGATCGATTCGATGATGTCAGTTACTTATGATGCTTTGATGAAGAGGAAAGATGCACCTAAAGATTCGATTCAGTACATCGCAAATATCATTTACAATACAAAGATGGAAAAGGGGCACCTCAAATTCAATTCGAAGTCGTATGAGGAGTCGCTGAATTTTTATGCAGAAGCCTACAAGTATAAAAAGAATAAAAAGCTGATCGAGCTATTGAAAAAAATGACAATTCTGAACGAGTTGTCGAAAAACGGGTGGATGCCGGTCGTGAAGGATGCACAGTTTATCAAACACGGAAATGAATACTTCTTTTATTCCCCGGCTGAACTTAAGACAAATCCTGATTCCAGCGTGACAGCCACCATAAAATCGGTTGTTACTGCAGATGTGGATTTAAACATGTTGAATGTTTTCCAGTCGGAGTTTGATCAGACCGCTCCCGACAATATCGACAAGGTATTGAAGAGCAAATATGGACAAAATGAGTACAACTGGACATTTGTCTGCGGGAAAAATGATTTTGTGCAGAATTTTGAAAAGAAATTTGATCCGACGGGCAAAGATGTGTCGAAACCGAATTCATCAAAACCAGTGAACAAAACGGCAACATCGGACAGTTTTGAGCTTGATATATTGAAATTTCTTTGCAGAGCCGCAGGAAAATAACTTGAGTGCATCATTATTTCTGCTTAAGAGGTATCTGAAACCCGGCAACAAGTCGAAGACATATACATTTTTCTCGGTTGCTGCCCTTGCCGGCATTGCCCTTGGTGTGACGACTCTTGTGGTCGCATTGAGCGTGCTCGAGGGATATGAAAAAGTAATCAGCGAAAAGCTTGTAACTTTCGATTCCGACATTCAGATTTACGGATATGGTAATCAGGATTTACCCGAGCCCGAAAAGGCAGAAAAAACGATAAAGAAGGTCATTGGTTCAGGTCTTCAATCGATAGAATTCGGTGCCCAGAAAATTTGTATTCTGGGAAAAAGCCGCATTAATGAAGGTGTAACCCTTAAAGGGATATCTGACGGTTACCTTGAGAAGAGAGAAGGATTGAAACTTGTAGCGGGCAGCTTCGATCTTGGACTTGATGATGACTCGTTGAACCGTGTGGTAATCGGCAAGACACTCGCAACAAAACTGAGGGTGAAGCCGGGTGATGTTGTAAATTTCTTCGCTATAAATGCCGTCGATTTAAAGAGCATGACAGCACTTCCTGCAGTTGAAAATTTCGTTGTATCAGGTATCTATCAGACGGGAATGGGGAAGTATGATGATGCTTTTGCCTATACCGCCATTTCGCAGTTGCAAAGATTGTATGAGATGGACGACAAGATAAATCTGATCGAAGTGAAGTTAAAGCGGGGGATACCTGCTGATTCTTTGAAAAATGAGTTGCAACAGACGCTGGGGCATCCGTTCTTCGCTGTCACTTTTGTTGATGCCAACAGGCAGATGTTCAACTGGATAGAACTGCAGAGGAAACCGATTCCGATAGTTCTGGGTCTTATCATCGTTGTTGCAGCATTTAACATTATAAGTGCTCTTTTGATGCTCGTTCTCGATAAAACGAATACCATCGGTACGCTGAAAGCAATCGGTGCCTCACCCGGATTTATTACTAGGATTTTCCTTGTCAGAGGTTTGCTGCTTGGAGTTGGAGGTGCTGTTGTTGGTGTAATATTTGGTTACATACTGTGCTATATTCAAATGGAATTCGGATTGGTTCAACTGAATCCGACCATTTATTTTGTCGACAAGGTACCGATATCCATCAATCCGACATATTTCCTTATCGTATTTGGAATTTCAGTTGCGCTCAGTTTCCTGTCATCGCTAATTCCCGCATTCGCTGCATCAAGAATTGATCCTGTAAAAGCGTTGAGGTTCAATTGAAAACAGGATCACTTTCACTTTTCTTTGCTTTGCGATATCTTCTCAGCAAGCGACACATAAATTTTATTTCCATCATTTCATTTCTTTCGATTGGCGGAATTACTCTCGGAGTAGCAGCTTTAATCATTGTTCTGGCAATTTTCAATGGATTTGCCGGGATGGTCAGGTCATTTTTAGTAAGTTTTGAACCACACCTCCGTATTGAATCAGTCGCTGAAGACCCGGGGTCTTCACTCGATTCCGTTAAGCGATACATCGAACAAAGTCCTTATAAAGACAGCTTTTCGGGATTTGTTGAAGGGAAGACTGCCGTAATTTCGAAGGATTACAACAGGATTGCCCGCTTAAAAGGAATTGATCCGGGGAAGGGAAAAGATGTTTACGGCATAAAAGAGGCACTTTGGTCGGGTGAGTACAATTTCTCAGGCGAGTTGGGGGCTGCATTTATCGGCATAAATTTGTCAGAAAAATTGGGTCTTGGAATTGGTGATACTCTCACAGTTTTATCGCCGGCCGGTATCGAGAATCTTGTCTCTGGTGCCGGGAATGTCCAAAACATTCAGTTGGTTGTGAAGGGCATTTACCAGTCGAAAAACAACGAGTATGATGGAGAATACATTTTTACCGATCTTGAGCATGCCGGATTTGTTCTCGGTTATGGTGATGAAGTGCAGGGATATGAAATCCGGTTTGACGACTACAAAAAGGCTGATGGTCTTAAGGAAATCATGAGTGAAAAATTCGGTAACAAGGACCTGGTCTTTTCCACCTGGTATGACCTCCACAGTGACATTTACAATGTGATGATGCTCGAAAGACTTGTAGCCTGGTTCCTTTTGTCGTTGATTATTCTCGTAGCGGTCTTCAATATCCTGGCATCCCTTACCATGTCGGTAATGGAGAAAAAAAGGGATATAGGTGTTTTGACTGCGATGGGGATGGAAAAATCGACAATTATTCGCATTTTTGTCATTCAGGGGTTTCTGACCGGAGTGATTGGTACCCTTGCAGGCGGACTCATCGGATTTGGACTTTACTATCTGCAAATTAACTATCACATAATCGCTCTCGATCCGCTGCGTTTCAAAATGGCATACATGCCTATGGAGCTCAATTTTATCGACTATTTCCTCATACTTTCCGCTTCAATCGGGTTGT
The nucleotide sequence above comes from Ignavibacteria bacterium. Encoded proteins:
- a CDS encoding ABC transporter permease translates to MSASLFLLKRYLKPGNKSKTYTFFSVAALAGIALGVTTLVVALSVLEGYEKVISEKLVTFDSDIQIYGYGNQDLPEPEKAEKTIKKVIGSGLQSIEFGAQKICILGKSRINEGVTLKGISDGYLEKREGLKLVAGSFDLGLDDDSLNRVVIGKTLATKLRVKPGDVVNFFAINAVDLKSMTALPAVENFVVSGIYQTGMGKYDDAFAYTAISQLQRLYEMDDKINLIEVKLKRGIPADSLKNELQQTLGHPFFAVTFVDANRQMFNWIELQRKPIPIVLGLIIVVAAFNIISALLMLVLDKTNTIGTLKAIGASPGFITRIFLVRGLLLGVGGAVVGVIFGYILCYIQMEFGLVQLNPTIYFVDKVPISINPTYFLIVFGISVALSFLSSLIPAFAASRIDPVKALRFN
- a CDS encoding DUF2975 domain-containing protein gives rise to the protein MKKISILLQTAILIIGLTAFVFMLWEPHLEGRNAHSTTFQIYFNDPFLAFAYLASIPFFIALYEGFKLSGLYGQNRLFSQTAVNSLKTIRFCAFLLIIFVTIGEIIILSSNSDDPAGGVFMGVIIATGSLLVAVAATKAEKYVQKSSVQIR
- a CDS encoding ABC transporter permease, giving the protein MKTGSLSLFFALRYLLSKRHINFISIISFLSIGGITLGVAALIIVLAIFNGFAGMVRSFLVSFEPHLRIESVAEDPGSSLDSVKRYIEQSPYKDSFSGFVEGKTAVISKDYNRIARLKGIDPGKGKDVYGIKEALWSGEYNFSGELGAAFIGINLSEKLGLGIGDTLTVLSPAGIENLVSGAGNVQNIQLVVKGIYQSKNNEYDGEYIFTDLEHAGFVLGYGDEVQGYEIRFDDYKKADGLKEIMSEKFGNKDLVFSTWYDLHSDIYNVMMLERLVAWFLLSLIILVAVFNILASLTMSVMEKKRDIGVLTAMGMEKSTIIRIFVIQGFLTGVIGTLAGGLIGFGLYYLQINYHIIALDPLRFKMAYMPMELNFIDYFLILSASIGLSLLASVYPAKKAAEIDPIDAIRWE